From Clostridia bacterium, the proteins below share one genomic window:
- the rpsO gene encoding 30S ribosomal protein S15, with the protein MSLSAERKNEIINKYRLHEQDTGSPEVQIAILTERINYLTEHLKVHTKDHHSRRGLLKMVGQRRHLLNYLRKEDLNRYRTLIESLGLRR; encoded by the coding sequence ATGTCACTTAGTGCCGAAAGGAAAAATGAAATTATTAATAAGTATCGTCTTCATGAGCAGGATACAGGTTCTCCAGAAGTGCAAATAGCAATCTTAACCGAAAGAATAAACTACTTAACCGAACATTTAAAGGTGCATACTAAAGATCATCATTCACGGCGTGGGTTGTTAAAAATGGTAGGTCAGCGTAGGCATTTATTAAATTATCTTCGGAAGGAAGACTTGAATCGATACAGAACTCTCATTGAAAGTTTAGGTTTGAGAAGATAA
- a CDS encoding polyribonucleotide nucleotidyltransferase yields MDYPDSILKKQLDLAGRTLVMETGKIGKQAGGAVFVSYEDTCLLTTATASAEPREGIDFFPLTVDYEERLYSVGKIPGGFIKREGRPSEKAILSSRLIDRPLRPLFPEGYRNDVQIVATVMSVDQDNAPDVLAINGASAALHLSAIPFKEPIGAVIVGCIDGELIINPTVKEAEKSCLHLVVAGTKEAVMMVEAAGEEVSEDLCLEAILFGHEKIKEIVQFIEDFRNEALALGIAKEKQVIQAPEIDSTLWEVVEEFAKANLEKALVNEDKLAREKAVKEIKKATEEHFAELYPEKQSEINQVLETISRKFIRKLITAQKRRLDGRSLNEIRPITCEVGLLPRAHGSGLFTRGQTQVMTVATLGAIGDEQILDGLGLEESKRYLHHYNFPSYCVGETRPMRGPGRREIGHGALAERALETMIPPEEEFPYTIRLVSEVLESNGSSSMASVCGSTLALMDAGVPIKAPVAGIAMGLIKEDEQFFVLSDIQGIEDANGDMDFKVAGTKKGITAIQMDIKIPGIERRVLSHALEQARKGRLFILEKMLAIIPAPRTEISPYAPRIFTTSIDPEKIGDVIGPGGKTIKKIIDETGAEIDIEDDGRVFIAAVNSLAGEKALKMIEQLTKDVKVGELYTGKVVRIINFGAFVEILPGKEGLVHISQLKEERTNRVEDVVSVGDEILVKVTEIDRQGRINLSRKAALREQKAKNK; encoded by the coding sequence ATGGACTATCCAGATTCGATTTTAAAAAAACAACTAGATTTGGCTGGTAGAACATTAGTTATGGAAACCGGCAAAATTGGTAAACAAGCTGGTGGAGCCGTTTTTGTTAGTTATGAGGATACCTGTTTATTAACAACGGCAACAGCTTCAGCTGAGCCGCGGGAGGGTATAGATTTTTTTCCTTTAACGGTTGATTATGAAGAACGTCTTTATTCTGTGGGTAAAATTCCCGGTGGTTTTATCAAAAGGGAAGGACGCCCTAGTGAAAAAGCGATTCTTTCCAGTAGATTAATTGATCGCCCTTTAAGACCTTTATTTCCGGAGGGGTATCGTAATGATGTACAAATTGTGGCTACTGTAATGTCAGTAGACCAGGACAATGCACCTGATGTATTAGCTATTAATGGGGCTTCGGCAGCACTGCACCTTTCCGCAATACCTTTTAAAGAACCAATTGGTGCAGTTATAGTTGGTTGTATTGATGGTGAATTAATTATTAATCCTACTGTAAAGGAGGCGGAAAAAAGCTGCCTGCACTTAGTTGTAGCTGGAACAAAAGAAGCGGTTATGATGGTAGAAGCTGCAGGTGAAGAAGTATCTGAGGACTTGTGTTTAGAAGCAATTTTGTTTGGTCATGAAAAAATTAAAGAAATTGTACAGTTTATTGAGGATTTCCGCAATGAAGCATTAGCTTTAGGAATTGCTAAAGAAAAACAAGTTATCCAGGCACCTGAAATTGATTCCACACTTTGGGAGGTAGTTGAGGAGTTTGCCAAAGCTAATTTGGAAAAGGCATTGGTCAATGAGGACAAGCTAGCTCGTGAAAAGGCTGTCAAAGAAATTAAAAAAGCTACTGAAGAACATTTTGCAGAGCTATATCCAGAAAAACAGTCGGAAATAAATCAGGTTTTAGAAACAATCAGCAGAAAATTTATTCGTAAATTAATTACTGCACAAAAGCGGCGTTTAGATGGGCGAAGTTTAAATGAAATCAGACCAATTACTTGTGAAGTAGGTCTTTTACCGCGAGCACATGGAAGCGGCTTATTTACTAGAGGTCAAACCCAGGTAATGACTGTGGCCACATTAGGTGCTATTGGTGATGAACAAATTTTAGATGGTCTAGGATTAGAAGAATCCAAACGTTATTTACATCATTATAATTTTCCATCATATTGTGTGGGAGAAACTCGACCTATGCGTGGTCCAGGTCGTAGGGAAATAGGACATGGAGCATTAGCGGAACGAGCCCTAGAGACCATGATTCCACCTGAAGAGGAGTTTCCTTATACTATTCGGTTGGTTTCGGAAGTTCTCGAATCTAATGGTTCATCTTCAATGGCTAGTGTTTGTGGAAGTACCTTGGCTTTAATGGATGCTGGAGTGCCAATTAAAGCACCAGTGGCCGGAATTGCTATGGGACTTATTAAAGAAGATGAGCAGTTTTTTGTGTTGAGTGATATCCAGGGAATAGAAGATGCCAATGGGGACATGGACTTTAAAGTAGCTGGAACTAAAAAGGGAATTACGGCGATTCAAATGGATATTAAAATTCCCGGTATCGAAAGAAGAGTCTTAAGCCATGCTTTAGAGCAGGCTAGAAAAGGACGCTTGTTTATTTTGGAAAAAATGTTAGCCATTATTCCTGCTCCGCGAACTGAAATTTCTCCATATGCACCGCGTATTTTTACTACTTCTATTGATCCGGAGAAAATTGGGGATGTAATTGGACCAGGTGGTAAAACTATTAAAAAAATAATTGATGAGACTGGTGCAGAAATTGATATTGAAGATGATGGACGTGTTTTTATTGCAGCCGTAAACAGTCTAGCTGGAGAAAAGGCTCTAAAGATGATTGAACAATTAACCAAAGATGTCAAGGTAGGTGAATTATATACCGGTAAAGTTGTCCGGATTATTAATTTTGGTGCTTTTGTTGAAATTTTACCGGGTAAAGAGGGACTAGTCCATATTTCCCAATTAAAGGAGGAGCGTACTAATCGGGTAGAAGATGTAGTTTCTGTGGGAGATGAAATTTTGGTTAAAGTTACGGAAATAGATCGGCAAGGCAGGATTAATTTATCGCGTAAAGCGGCTCTTCGGGAACAAAAAGCAAAGAATAAATAA
- a CDS encoding polysaccharide deacetylase family protein: protein MQIFYFSKKKILLYLSAILLILVGIVCGRCFLHSAQPTLNPIYIGDTKEKAVALMFNVDWGEEVIPEILTVLEEKEVKATFFITGRFAKKFPELVKTIAHAGHEIGNHGYSHPYPNKLNLEQNIQEIKRTEEVFNEIGIEITPLFAPPYGEHGPVVLQAAHQLAYKTIMWTLDTIDWQDPEPEVILERILPKADHGSLILMHPKECTLRALPKLIDSLRKDDYSFKTVSAII, encoded by the coding sequence ATGCAAATCTTTTATTTTAGTAAGAAGAAAATATTGTTATATTTGTCAGCAATCTTGCTAATATTAGTGGGAATTGTGTGTGGCAGGTGTTTTTTACATTCAGCACAACCAACACTTAATCCTATTTATATTGGGGATACAAAGGAAAAAGCCGTTGCTTTAATGTTTAATGTTGATTGGGGAGAGGAGGTCATACCGGAAATATTAACAGTTTTGGAAGAAAAAGAGGTAAAGGCAACTTTTTTTATCACGGGACGATTCGCTAAAAAGTTCCCAGAACTAGTGAAAACAATAGCTCATGCAGGTCATGAAATTGGCAATCACGGTTATTCACATCCTTATCCCAATAAGCTTAATTTAGAGCAAAATATTCAGGAAATAAAAAGGACGGAAGAAGTATTTAATGAAATAGGTATTGAAATTACTCCCTTATTTGCACCACCTTATGGTGAACATGGTCCGGTAGTGCTGCAAGCAGCTCATCAATTGGCATATAAAACAATTATGTGGACTTTAGATACAATTGATTGGCAGGATCCTGAACCAGAGGTCATTTTAGAGCGGATTTTGCCTAAGGCAGATCATGGTTCATTAATTTTAATGCATCCAAAGGAATGCACCCTTAGAGCCCTTCCTAAATTAATAGATTCACTTAGGAAAGATGATTATTCATTTAAAACAGTTTCGGCAATTATTTGA
- a CDS encoding D-alanyl-D-alanine carboxypeptidase, which yields MRNWFNIILLSFLLSFAWGAEKVEATPQISAAAAIVMDAQTGEVLYQKNAFQQKAPASTTKILTAILAIESGFLDEIVTVSENAAAIGEASLHLKPGDQLLLRELVWGALLKSGNDACVAIAEFLTPSEIEFVGLMNLKAQLLGAFQTTFYNSNGLPHPYHLTTAYDLAIITRYALQNSTFRDMVATRSYRIKWLNSEKTLFVKNTNRLLWSYPEITGVKTGTTIQAGKCLVASALYGQLHLIAVVLDSRNRYEDAYRLLKYGIKIKEIQVYAK from the coding sequence ATGAGAAATTGGTTTAATATTATTCTGTTATCTTTTTTGCTTAGTTTTGCTTGGGGTGCAGAAAAAGTGGAGGCTACACCACAAATTAGTGCTGCGGCCGCCATTGTAATGGATGCTCAAACTGGTGAAGTATTATATCAAAAAAATGCTTTTCAACAAAAGGCACCAGCTAGTACAACTAAAATTTTAACTGCAATTTTAGCAATAGAAAGTGGTTTCTTAGATGAAATAGTGACAGTTAGCGAAAATGCCGCTGCTATTGGTGAGGCTTCACTACATTTAAAACCAGGTGATCAACTGTTACTGCGGGAATTAGTTTGGGGGGCTTTATTAAAATCCGGAAATGACGCTTGTGTGGCCATAGCCGAGTTTCTAACACCTAGTGAAATAGAATTTGTGGGATTAATGAATTTAAAAGCACAACTTTTAGGAGCATTTCAGACAACATTTTATAATTCCAATGGTTTACCACATCCATATCATTTGACTACAGCTTATGATTTAGCTATAATCACTCGTTATGCATTACAAAACTCCACTTTTCGGGACATGGTTGCTACTAGGAGCTATCGAATAAAATGGTTAAATTCAGAAAAAACCTTATTCGTAAAAAATACAAACAGACTTTTATGGTCCTATCCGGAAATTACTGGTGTTAAAACAGGTACTACAATTCAGGCGGGAAAATGTTTGGTTGCTTCAGCCTTGTATGGACAATTGCATTTAATTGCAGTTGTCTTAGATTCCCGTAACCGTTATGAAGATGCTTATCGGTTATTGAAATATGGAATTAAAATAAAGGAGATTCAGGTATATGCAAAATGA